Proteins encoded together in one Paracidovorax wautersii window:
- a CDS encoding glycosyltransferase family 2 protein, whose amino-acid sequence MTVSPSAAPSLTPWLSVLIPVYNVQDYLEECVESVMAQWPTGDAAGQAIEVLLLDDCSTDGSASLMQALAARWPGRLTLLRHAANVGLSAARNTMIDAARGDYLWFLDSDDKLLPGAIAQLHAVVLQHPVDVVVCDFQVWRARERLKHWLRGERHRRTFAGAAGGPQRDGRLLAAGLLRTGQLHAWSKISRRALWAGGLRFPAGRYFEDLATMPQLALLAQSFFYVDRPWVAYRQRDGSILSSMNLRKAHDQSAALAGFLNAYAAAHGNHPLPDSLRFALAHQCARSLIGAQRSLPRWAELEPRAALQAASDRFRQDFAQASPMTLSELLRAYLLRGWWLRRAKLTRWYAYRPR is encoded by the coding sequence ATGACGGTCTCTCCATCGGCGGCGCCATCGCTGACGCCTTGGCTGAGCGTCCTCATCCCCGTGTACAACGTGCAGGACTATCTTGAAGAATGCGTCGAGTCCGTGATGGCGCAATGGCCCACTGGCGACGCTGCTGGCCAAGCCATTGAGGTGCTGCTGTTGGACGACTGCTCCACCGACGGCTCCGCCTCGCTCATGCAGGCCCTGGCGGCGCGTTGGCCAGGTCGCCTGACATTGCTGCGCCACGCGGCCAATGTCGGTTTGAGCGCTGCGCGCAACACGATGATCGATGCGGCGCGCGGCGACTACCTGTGGTTTCTCGATTCCGACGACAAGCTGCTCCCCGGCGCCATCGCACAGCTGCATGCCGTGGTTCTCCAGCACCCGGTGGATGTGGTGGTGTGCGACTTTCAGGTGTGGCGCGCGCGTGAACGATTAAAGCACTGGCTGCGCGGAGAGCGCCACAGGCGCACCTTCGCCGGTGCTGCCGGCGGCCCGCAGCGCGATGGTCGCTTGCTCGCCGCTGGGCTGCTGCGCACCGGGCAACTGCATGCGTGGTCCAAGATCTCGCGTCGCGCCTTGTGGGCAGGCGGGCTGCGTTTTCCCGCCGGGCGCTATTTCGAAGACCTCGCCACCATGCCCCAACTGGCGCTGCTGGCTCAAAGCTTTTTCTACGTAGACCGGCCCTGGGTGGCCTACCGCCAGCGCGATGGCAGCATTCTGTCCAGCATGAATCTGCGCAAGGCGCACGACCAATCTGCCGCACTGGCGGGCTTTTTGAACGCCTATGCTGCCGCGCACGGCAACCACCCTTTGCCGGACAGCCTGCGCTTTGCGTTGGCGCACCAATGCGCGCGCAGCCTCATCGGTGCCCAGCGCAGCTTGCCGCGCTGGGCGGAGCTGGAGCCGCGGGCTGCCTTGCAAGCGGCGTCCGACCGGTTCCGGCAGGACTTCGCGCAAGCCTCGCCCATGACGCTGTCCGAACTGCTGCGCGCCTACCTGCTGCGCGGCTGGTGGCTGCGCCGCGCCAAGCTCACCCGCTGGTACGCTTACCGCCCACGATGA
- a CDS encoding glycosyltransferase, whose translation MSFAPPSGVLARRPRVLHFVTGGFSGATQVAVDLVRAHAESGALEPLLVLRRKRTTTPERLAAVRAQGLPVQVVPGWSHAATVWALAALCRAYRPDVLVAHGFSEHLWGRYAGLLAGVPYLVHVEHNSRERYTAWRLRQALWLSQRTAAIVGCSEGVRRSLLARGFPSDRTEAISNGIRPEPFAEAGQRPLSTREPAIVMSARFARQKDHATLLRAVALLRDRGMAPAVRLAGGGKAGVKRKLEHLRDSLGLQQQVEFLGHCADMPGLLMRHAVFVLSTHYEGMPLALIEAMAAGCAVVGTDVVGVQDVIDHGRNGLRVAHEDPAALADALHQLLTQPQEAQRMALQARQDALEHYTLQVMTQRYESLLQRVIAQPPRGHA comes from the coding sequence ATGAGTTTCGCCCCACCTTCCGGGGTGCTTGCGCGCAGGCCGCGCGTGCTGCACTTCGTGACAGGCGGTTTTTCGGGCGCCACGCAGGTGGCCGTCGATCTGGTGCGAGCGCATGCGGAGTCGGGTGCGTTGGAACCCCTGCTGGTGCTACGTCGCAAGCGCACCACGACGCCCGAGCGTCTGGCAGCGGTGCGGGCCCAAGGCTTGCCAGTGCAGGTGGTGCCAGGCTGGTCGCACGCAGCCACCGTTTGGGCGCTTGCCGCGCTGTGCCGCGCCTACCGCCCCGACGTGCTGGTGGCGCACGGCTTCAGCGAGCATCTTTGGGGCCGGTACGCGGGGCTGCTGGCCGGCGTGCCGTACCTGGTACATGTCGAACACAACTCACGCGAGCGCTACACCGCCTGGAGGCTGCGGCAGGCTCTGTGGCTCAGCCAGCGCACGGCTGCCATCGTGGGGTGCTCCGAGGGAGTGCGCCGCAGTCTGTTGGCACGGGGGTTCCCATCTGACCGTACCGAGGCGATCTCCAACGGCATCCGCCCGGAGCCGTTCGCCGAAGCCGGTCAGCGCCCGTTGAGCACGCGCGAGCCTGCCATCGTGATGTCGGCACGCTTTGCCCGCCAGAAAGACCACGCCACGCTGCTGCGCGCCGTGGCGCTCCTGCGTGACAGAGGCATGGCCCCGGCGGTACGGCTGGCAGGCGGCGGCAAGGCCGGCGTGAAGCGCAAGCTGGAGCATTTGCGCGACAGTCTGGGCCTGCAGCAGCAGGTGGAGTTTTTGGGCCATTGTGCCGACATGCCAGGCCTTTTGATGCGTCATGCGGTGTTCGTGCTGTCAACCCATTACGAAGGCATGCCGCTCGCGCTGATCGAAGCCATGGCGGCGGGCTGTGCCGTGGTCGGCACGGACGTGGTCGGCGTGCAGGACGTGATCGACCACGGGCGCAACGGCCTGCGCGTGGCGCATGAAGACCCGGCCGCGTTGGCCGATGCGCTGCATCAGTTGCTGACCCAGCCGCAGGAGGCCCAGCGTATGGCGCTGCAGGCACGCCAGGACGCCCTGGAACACTACACGCTACAGGTGATGACGCAGCGCTACGAGTCGCTGCTGCAGCGCGTGATCGCACAGCCGCCGAGAGGCCACGCATGA
- a CDS encoding O-antigen ligase family protein — MNLQSFVGPAPWPRQLTTLAAFLVPALAVAVASGYSYGALLLLLGALAALPHWIARKPDGRSLVFAALIVGMGSFWFILAYPEPGWNQWDRPMKFYLGAVCLLFVVACPPRPSASFWGLLVGCIGAGGVALWQVWMEGQPRASGFPTGRTNAIQWGNLALLLGAMLAAQLMAQRKRLSPWIIAVGALATAGALNASVLSQSRGGWLALLLALPVGLWFVLRFNRRMLGGVIVAVAVVVMAVGVANRHVLEERWQIMQTEVQEYQNQGSADSSVGQRLEHWRFAWDLGWERPVFGWTTAQYIEEKTKRVAAGLYQPAITEYVYVHNEVLDVFVKAGLVGVTCLLALYFWPIYLLWPSKRRMVAFENQSPGWQAQWLAMRVSGLCVPVLYIGFGLTQVFFAHNSGIMGYLFLTMLQWAAVVGMERDAAHATAA, encoded by the coding sequence ATGAATCTTCAATCTTTTGTTGGCCCTGCTCCATGGCCGCGGCAGCTCACCACCCTGGCTGCGTTCCTGGTGCCGGCCTTGGCTGTAGCGGTTGCCTCGGGCTACTCTTACGGCGCCCTGCTCCTGTTGCTGGGCGCACTGGCTGCGTTGCCGCACTGGATTGCGCGCAAGCCGGATGGAAGGAGCCTGGTGTTCGCAGCCCTGATCGTAGGCATGGGATCTTTCTGGTTCATCCTTGCCTATCCAGAACCTGGATGGAATCAGTGGGATCGCCCCATGAAGTTCTATCTGGGTGCCGTGTGCCTGCTGTTCGTGGTGGCGTGCCCGCCGCGCCCATCGGCGTCGTTCTGGGGATTGTTGGTTGGCTGCATTGGCGCAGGCGGCGTGGCTCTTTGGCAGGTCTGGATGGAGGGCCAGCCCCGGGCCTCGGGCTTTCCGACCGGCCGTACCAACGCCATCCAGTGGGGCAATCTCGCGTTGTTGCTGGGCGCCATGCTGGCGGCCCAGTTGATGGCGCAGCGCAAGCGGCTGAGTCCTTGGATCATCGCGGTCGGGGCATTGGCGACTGCCGGTGCACTCAATGCATCGGTGTTGTCGCAGTCCCGTGGCGGTTGGCTCGCGCTGCTGCTGGCACTGCCAGTGGGACTGTGGTTTGTGCTGCGGTTCAACCGCCGTATGCTGGGCGGCGTGATCGTTGCCGTGGCCGTTGTGGTGATGGCCGTGGGCGTGGCCAATCGCCATGTGCTGGAAGAACGTTGGCAGATCATGCAGACCGAGGTGCAGGAGTACCAGAATCAGGGCTCAGCGGACTCTTCGGTCGGCCAGCGCTTGGAACATTGGCGCTTTGCCTGGGACCTGGGCTGGGAGCGGCCCGTATTCGGTTGGACAACCGCGCAGTACATCGAGGAAAAAACGAAGCGCGTTGCTGCAGGCTTGTACCAGCCGGCCATCACCGAATACGTTTATGTGCACAACGAGGTGCTCGATGTTTTTGTGAAGGCGGGCTTGGTGGGAGTCACCTGTCTGCTCGCACTGTATTTTTGGCCCATCTATCTGCTGTGGCCTTCAAAACGCAGGATGGTGGCGTTTGAGAACCAATCCCCGGGTTGGCAGGCTCAATGGCTGGCGATGCGGGTATCCGGGTTGTGTGTTCCGGTGCTGTACATTGGGTTTGGCCTGACGCAGGTCTTTTTTGCACACAACAGCGGCATCATGGGCTACTTGTTTCTCACCATGCTGCAATGGGCGGCGGTTGTCGGAATGGAGCGTGACGCGGCGCACGCGACTGCAGCATGA
- a CDS encoding capsular polysaccharide synthesis protein, with protein sequence MTRSLPAALFRTVYRLFTLLKPNRGSSFSNAAQSLVFTGNESTASVSQTAKPPIPRKIWTYWNAETPDAMVRQCIANWATQCPGFTVHVLNSRNLTEWIPEQDLPTHFATLHPTKQSDWVRLYVVRHHGGYWLDATILLTQPLSWLDSARGGISAEFAGFYLEGYTHDAHFPVIESWAFGAPAHSSFVSAWQDEFNQALILQGTDQYLQEIQATTEGETLLQGIADPAYLLIHVAAQRVLRRTNAYRLALFKAEDTAFFYQKAVRWKWYLLYPRLCLVPADAQIAPLVKLRGGERRHFAQLFAQHGEPAADSLWGRACRPAAPR encoded by the coding sequence ATGACACGTTCTTTGCCCGCTGCCCTGTTCCGAACCGTTTATCGGCTTTTCACGCTGCTCAAGCCGAATCGCGGTAGTTCCTTTTCCAACGCTGCGCAGTCGCTTGTGTTCACCGGAAATGAATCAACAGCATCGGTTTCACAAACCGCCAAGCCACCGATCCCCCGGAAGATCTGGACCTATTGGAATGCGGAGACCCCGGACGCGATGGTGCGCCAATGCATCGCCAACTGGGCCACACAGTGCCCCGGATTCACCGTCCATGTACTGAACAGCCGAAATCTGACCGAGTGGATTCCTGAACAGGATTTGCCGACCCATTTCGCCACGCTGCATCCCACCAAACAATCGGACTGGGTCCGGCTCTATGTGGTCCGGCACCATGGTGGCTATTGGCTGGATGCCACCATCCTGCTCACGCAACCACTGTCGTGGCTGGACAGTGCTCGGGGCGGTATCTCAGCGGAGTTTGCCGGCTTTTATCTAGAAGGCTACACCCATGATGCGCACTTCCCGGTGATCGAAAGCTGGGCGTTCGGCGCCCCAGCCCATTCTTCCTTTGTGAGCGCTTGGCAGGACGAGTTTAACCAAGCCCTCATCCTTCAGGGAACTGATCAGTATCTGCAGGAAATCCAGGCCACAACCGAGGGCGAAACACTGCTGCAAGGCATAGCAGACCCGGCTTATCTGCTGATACATGTCGCCGCGCAGCGGGTTCTGCGGCGTACGAATGCCTATCGGCTGGCACTGTTCAAGGCAGAGGACACGGCCTTCTTCTACCAGAAGGCGGTGCGCTGGAAGTGGTATCTGCTCTACCCGCGGCTATGCCTGGTGCCAGCCGACGCGCAGATCGCGCCGTTGGTCAAGCTGCGCGGTGGCGAGCGACGGCATTTCGCGCAGCTCTTCGCGCAGCACGGGGAGCCTGCGGCCGACAGCCTGTGGGGCCGGGCCTGCCGCCCGGCGGCGCCGCGCTGA
- a CDS encoding zinc-finger domain-containing protein, whose product MSQAVIELLAKDLNPQGGVFCPSPKADMKLWNTHPKVYLDVAHTGEAKCPYCGTVYRLKAGEVVHAGH is encoded by the coding sequence ATGTCCCAAGCTGTCATCGAACTCCTCGCCAAAGACCTCAATCCCCAGGGCGGCGTCTTCTGTCCCAGCCCCAAAGCCGACATGAAGCTGTGGAACACCCACCCCAAGGTGTATCTGGACGTGGCCCACACCGGCGAGGCCAAGTGCCCATACTGCGGCACGGTGTACCGCCTGAAGGCGGGCGAGGTGGTGCACGCGGGGCACTGA
- a CDS encoding branched-chain amino acid transaminase: MSPVVPSMADRDGKIWMDGQMVDWRDAKIHVLTHTLHYGCGAFEGVRAYKTEQGTAIFRLEEHTERLFNSAKILRMAIPFSKEEVNEAQKAVVRENQLESCYLRPLTWIGSQKLGVSPRGNQIHLMVAAWAWGAYLGEEGMQRGIRVKTSSYTRHHVNITMTQAKAVSNYSNSILANMEALDDGYDEALLLDASGFVSEGAGENVFVVKNGVVYTPDLSAGALNGITRNTIFHICQDLGIELVQKRITRDEVYIADEAFFTGTAAEVTPIRELDRIAIGAGSRGPVTEKIQKAFFDIVNGRNPKYAHWLAKV, from the coding sequence ATGAGCCCCGTAGTTCCCTCGATGGCCGACCGTGACGGCAAGATCTGGATGGACGGCCAGATGGTCGACTGGCGCGATGCCAAGATCCACGTGCTGACGCACACGCTGCACTACGGTTGCGGGGCGTTCGAGGGCGTGCGTGCCTACAAGACGGAGCAGGGCACGGCCATCTTCCGCCTGGAAGAGCACACCGAGCGTCTGTTCAACAGCGCCAAGATCCTGCGCATGGCGATCCCGTTCAGCAAGGAAGAAGTGAACGAGGCGCAAAAGGCCGTGGTGCGCGAGAACCAGCTGGAATCGTGCTACCTGCGCCCGCTCACCTGGATCGGCTCGCAGAAGCTGGGCGTGTCCCCCCGCGGCAACCAGATCCATCTGATGGTGGCCGCCTGGGCCTGGGGCGCGTATCTGGGCGAAGAAGGCATGCAGCGCGGCATCCGCGTGAAGACCAGCAGCTACACCCGCCACCACGTCAACATCACGATGACGCAGGCCAAGGCCGTGAGCAACTACAGCAACTCGATCCTGGCCAACATGGAAGCGCTGGACGACGGCTATGACGAGGCGCTGCTGCTGGACGCCTCGGGCTTCGTGTCTGAAGGTGCCGGCGAGAACGTCTTCGTGGTCAAGAACGGCGTGGTCTATACGCCCGACCTGTCGGCCGGCGCGCTCAACGGCATCACCCGCAACACCATCTTCCACATCTGCCAGGATCTGGGTATCGAGCTGGTGCAAAAGCGCATCACCCGCGACGAGGTCTACATCGCCGACGAGGCCTTCTTCACCGGCACAGCGGCCGAAGTCACGCCCATCCGAGAGCTCGACCGCATCGCCATCGGGGCCGGCAGCCGCGGCCCGGTCACCGAGAAAATCCAGAAGGCCTTCTTCGACATCGTCAACGGCCGCAATCCCAAGTACGCCCACTGGCTCGCCAAGGTCTGA
- a CDS encoding glycerate kinase, which translates to MNLRKILIPLGLLVLLGLAWRSYGWQGLLAVGGGLIMWALLHFTRLMNVMNKAANRPIGYVGSAVMLNAKLREGVNLMHVVAMTRALGQPLSKEGEEPELYRWTDGTQSHVTCEFRGGRLVRWELERPPVQDSPEAAPAALPASEP; encoded by the coding sequence ATGAATCTGCGCAAAATTCTCATTCCCCTGGGCTTGCTGGTGCTGCTGGGCCTGGCCTGGCGCTCCTACGGCTGGCAGGGCCTGTTGGCCGTGGGTGGTGGCCTCATCATGTGGGCGCTGCTGCATTTCACCCGGCTCATGAACGTGATGAACAAGGCCGCCAACCGGCCCATCGGCTACGTGGGCAGCGCCGTGATGCTCAATGCCAAGCTGCGCGAAGGCGTGAACCTCATGCATGTGGTGGCCATGACGCGCGCGCTGGGCCAGCCCCTGTCGAAGGAGGGCGAGGAGCCCGAGCTGTACCGCTGGACCGACGGCACGCAGTCCCACGTGACCTGCGAATTCCGCGGGGGCCGCCTGGTGCGCTGGGAGCTGGAGCGCCCGCCGGTGCAGGACAGTCCGGAAGCCGCCCCCGCTGCGCTCCCGGCATCGGAACCGTAA
- the radA gene encoding DNA repair protein RadA: protein MAKDKTLYTCTECGGTSPRWLGKCPSCGAWNTLVETVTESSAGKNRLSTPQGYAGLAQAQAVTPLASIEAQDVARTPSGIEELDRVLGGGVVEGGVVLIGGDPGIGKSTLLLQAMDALQRAGLPTLYVTGEESGAQVALRSRRLGIDGSQVQLLAEIQLEKILATVEATQPAVVVIDSIQTVYSDQLTSAPGSVAQVRECAAHLTRMAKGTGIAVILVGHVTKEGALAGPRVLEHMVDTVLYFEGDTHSQFRLVRAIKNRFGAVNEIGVFAMTEKGLKGVTNPSAIFLSQHAEPVPGSCVLVTLEGTRPMLVEIQALVDDGGPSPRRLSVGLDKDRLAMLLAVLNRHAGVACADQDVFVNAVGGVRIGEPAADLAVMLSITSSLRGKPLPKGFIAFGEVGLAGEVRPAPRGQERLKEAAKLGFSVAVVPKANAPKKPIEGLTIHAVERVEEAMNVVRGIA from the coding sequence ATGGCCAAAGACAAGACCCTCTACACCTGCACCGAATGCGGCGGCACCAGCCCGCGCTGGCTGGGCAAATGCCCATCCTGCGGCGCCTGGAACACGCTGGTGGAGACCGTCACGGAATCATCGGCCGGCAAGAACCGCCTGAGCACGCCGCAGGGCTATGCAGGCCTGGCCCAGGCGCAGGCGGTGACGCCGCTGGCCTCCATCGAGGCACAGGACGTGGCGCGCACGCCGAGCGGCATCGAGGAGCTGGACCGCGTGCTGGGCGGCGGCGTGGTCGAGGGCGGTGTGGTGCTGATCGGCGGCGACCCGGGCATCGGCAAATCGACGCTGCTGCTGCAGGCCATGGACGCACTGCAGCGCGCCGGCCTGCCCACGCTGTATGTGACGGGCGAAGAGAGCGGGGCGCAAGTGGCGCTGCGCTCGCGGCGCCTGGGCATCGACGGCAGCCAGGTGCAGCTGCTGGCCGAGATCCAGCTCGAGAAGATCCTGGCGACCGTGGAGGCCACGCAGCCGGCGGTGGTCGTCATCGACTCCATCCAGACCGTCTATTCCGACCAGCTCACCAGCGCGCCGGGTTCGGTGGCCCAGGTGCGCGAATGCGCAGCCCACCTCACACGCATGGCCAAGGGCACGGGCATCGCCGTGATCCTGGTCGGCCACGTGACCAAGGAAGGCGCGCTGGCCGGCCCGCGCGTGCTGGAGCACATGGTGGACACAGTGCTGTACTTCGAAGGCGACACGCACAGCCAGTTTCGCCTGGTGCGCGCCATCAAGAACCGCTTCGGCGCGGTGAACGAGATCGGCGTGTTCGCCATGACGGAAAAAGGCCTCAAGGGTGTGACCAACCCGAGCGCCATCTTTTTGAGCCAGCACGCCGAACCGGTGCCGGGCTCGTGCGTGCTGGTCACGCTCGAAGGCACGCGGCCCATGCTTGTGGAGATCCAGGCGCTGGTGGACGATGGCGGACCGAGCCCGCGCCGCCTGTCCGTGGGGCTGGACAAGGACCGCCTGGCCATGCTGTTGGCCGTGCTCAACCGCCATGCGGGTGTGGCCTGTGCCGACCAGGATGTGTTCGTCAACGCCGTGGGCGGGGTGCGCATCGGTGAGCCCGCAGCCGACCTGGCGGTGATGCTGTCCATTACCAGCAGCCTGCGCGGCAAGCCCCTGCCCAAGGGCTTCATCGCCTTTGGCGAAGTGGGCCTGGCAGGCGAGGTGCGGCCCGCGCCGCGCGGCCAGGAGCGGCTGAAGGAGGCGGCCAAGCTGGGATTCAGCGTGGCCGTGGTGCCCAAGGCCAATGCACCCAAGAAACCCATCGAGGGCCTGACCATTCATGCCGTGGAGCGCGTGGAAGAAGCCATGAACGTGGTGCGCGGCATCGCGTGA
- a CDS encoding GntR family transcriptional regulator produces MTKHSLSSRLPSVPAAPAKVRAAPISRVRRERGSAVVNTLRDMAISYQLRPGERISEIELAARLGVSRTPVREALTRLVTEGFLVPCTRGFMRRPLDVQEAIDLYEARMAVERECLRLAVERADEAQIAEAQRFLETSRAASPDTPVRALVELDEAFHLRIAAMARNGELQRMLASLNERVRFIRWIDMEKAGRDFTQQEHGAILQAVAARDGAAAARLMDEHIGLRREQIVEAITQGLARIYIADEGVAAPGAGATASAAL; encoded by the coding sequence ATGACGAAGCACAGCCTGTCTTCGCGGCTCCCGTCCGTGCCCGCCGCACCGGCCAAGGTCCGCGCGGCGCCCATCTCACGTGTGCGCCGCGAGCGCGGCAGCGCCGTGGTCAACACGCTGCGCGACATGGCCATCAGCTACCAGCTGCGTCCGGGCGAGCGCATCAGCGAGATCGAGCTGGCGGCCCGCCTGGGCGTGAGCCGCACGCCCGTGCGGGAGGCCCTCACCCGCCTCGTGACCGAGGGCTTCCTGGTGCCGTGCACGCGTGGCTTCATGCGCCGGCCGCTGGACGTGCAGGAGGCGATCGACCTGTACGAGGCCCGCATGGCCGTGGAGCGCGAGTGCCTGCGCCTGGCCGTGGAGCGCGCCGACGAGGCGCAGATCGCCGAGGCGCAGCGCTTTCTGGAGACCAGCCGCGCGGCCTCGCCCGACACGCCAGTGCGCGCGCTGGTGGAGCTGGACGAGGCCTTCCATCTGCGCATTGCCGCCATGGCCCGCAATGGGGAGTTGCAGCGCATGCTCGCCAGCCTGAACGAGCGGGTGCGCTTCATCCGCTGGATCGACATGGAAAAGGCCGGGCGCGACTTCACCCAGCAGGAGCACGGCGCCATCCTGCAGGCCGTCGCCGCGCGCGACGGAGCGGCGGCGGCACGCCTGATGGACGAGCACATCGGCCTGCGGCGCGAGCAGATCGTGGAGGCCATCACGCAGGGGCTGGCGCGCATCTACATTGCGGACGAGGGCGTGGCAGCCCCGGGCGCCGGGGCGACGGCGAGCGCGGCGCTATAG
- a CDS encoding thiamine pyrophosphate-binding protein, with protein MSTTPMNGADAMVRMLQHNGVQHIFGLCGDTSLPFYDALARLDHGMDHILTRDERSAAYMADGYARVTGRVGVCEGPSGGGATYLLPGLVEANESSVAVLGITSDVSVGARGKFPLTELDQQALYRPLTKWNTTIDRVDQIPHALRSAFRAMTTGRPGAAHICLPYDVQKHAIDPDTVWAQPGHGHFPATRSAPDPAAVDEAAERLVRARAPVFICGGGVVIAGASAALAALAERLNAPVCTTVSGQGSLADTHPLNAGVVGTNGGVPATRAVVAQADLVLFIGCRAGSTTTEHGQMPGRGVTILHIDVDAMTIGTNYRTDVALVGDARLALQALDAAVQRLGTSRPADASDGRALAARARAEKLAFLAPLAASLDQPIRPERVLDALNRLLPREAIAVADPGTPCPYFSAYFDAPQAGRHFITNRAHGALGFSLSAAFGAAIGRPDSVVVAAMGDGSFGFTCGELETVVRRGVPLKMIVFSNAVYGWIKASQKTGYDERYFSVDFNRTDHARVAEAFGVKAWRVKDPSELDGALKAALHHDGPALIDVISQPLQDTAVPVSQWMG; from the coding sequence ATGTCGACGACCCCCATGAACGGCGCGGATGCCATGGTACGGATGCTGCAGCACAACGGCGTGCAGCACATCTTCGGGCTGTGCGGCGACACCAGCCTGCCGTTCTATGACGCCCTGGCCCGCCTGGACCACGGCATGGACCACATCCTCACCCGCGACGAGCGCAGCGCCGCCTACATGGCCGACGGCTACGCCCGCGTCACCGGCCGCGTAGGCGTGTGCGAGGGCCCCAGCGGCGGCGGCGCCACCTACCTGCTGCCCGGCCTGGTGGAAGCCAACGAATCGTCGGTGGCCGTGCTGGGCATCACGTCGGACGTCTCGGTGGGCGCGCGCGGCAAGTTCCCGCTGACCGAACTGGACCAGCAGGCGCTGTACCGCCCGCTCACCAAATGGAACACCACCATCGACCGGGTGGACCAGATCCCGCACGCCCTGCGCAGCGCCTTCCGCGCCATGACCACCGGCCGGCCCGGCGCGGCCCACATCTGCCTGCCCTACGACGTGCAGAAGCACGCCATCGATCCCGACACCGTCTGGGCCCAGCCCGGCCATGGGCATTTCCCCGCCACGCGCAGCGCGCCCGACCCGGCCGCGGTGGACGAGGCGGCCGAACGCCTGGTGCGCGCCCGGGCGCCGGTCTTCATCTGCGGCGGCGGCGTGGTGATCGCGGGCGCCAGCGCCGCGCTGGCGGCGCTCGCCGAACGGCTGAACGCCCCGGTCTGTACCACCGTCAGCGGCCAGGGCAGCCTGGCGGACACGCACCCCCTGAACGCCGGCGTGGTGGGCACCAACGGCGGCGTTCCGGCCACGCGGGCCGTGGTGGCGCAGGCGGACCTGGTGCTGTTCATCGGCTGCCGGGCGGGCTCCACCACCACCGAGCACGGCCAGATGCCGGGACGCGGCGTGACCATCCTGCACATCGATGTGGACGCCATGACCATCGGCACCAACTACCGCACCGACGTGGCCCTGGTGGGCGACGCGCGGCTGGCGCTGCAGGCGCTGGACGCTGCCGTACAGCGCCTGGGCACGTCCCGCCCCGCCGACGCCTCCGACGGCCGTGCCCTGGCCGCGCGCGCGCGGGCCGAGAAGCTCGCCTTCCTGGCGCCCCTGGCCGCGTCGCTGGACCAGCCCATCCGCCCCGAGCGCGTACTGGACGCCCTCAACCGCCTGCTGCCGCGCGAGGCCATCGCCGTGGCCGACCCGGGCACGCCCTGCCCCTACTTCTCGGCCTACTTCGACGCGCCCCAGGCGGGCCGGCACTTCATCACCAACCGGGCGCACGGGGCGCTGGGCTTCTCGCTGTCCGCGGCGTTCGGTGCGGCCATCGGCCGGCCGGATTCGGTGGTGGTCGCCGCCATGGGCGACGGCAGCTTCGGCTTCACCTGCGGTGAGCTGGAGACCGTGGTGCGCCGCGGCGTGCCGCTGAAGATGATCGTGTTCTCCAACGCCGTCTACGGCTGGATCAAGGCCAGCCAGAAGACCGGCTACGACGAGCGCTATTTCTCCGTGGACTTCAACCGCACCGACCACGCCCGCGTGGCCGAGGCCTTCGGCGTCAAGGCCTGGCGCGTGAAGGACCCGTCCGAGCTGGACGGCGCGCTCAAGGCGGCCCTGCACCACGACGGCCCCGCGCTCATCGACGTGATCTCGCAGCCGCTGCAAGATACGGCCGTGCCGGTGAGCCAGTGGATGGGCTGA